The region GAAAATTAAAAATGACAATATGCCGGATGCGGACTTTTACAAGTTCCTGTTCGCGGCGTTCGTCAATATGGAGCAGAACATGGAAAGCGACGCTTCCATCTATGTATTCCACGCTGACACCCAGGGGTTTAACTTCCGCAAAGCCTTTGCCGATGCCGGATTTTATCTTTCCGGGTGCTGCATCTGGAAGAAAAACGCGCTGGTTCTTGGCCGCTCTCCGTACCAATGGCAGCATGAGCCATGTCTGTTCGGATGGAAGAAGGGCGGCAGGCACCAATGGTACTCCGACCGCAAGCAGACCACCGTCTGGGAATATGATCGCCCGAGATCCTCCAAAGAGCATCCGACAATGAAGCCGGTGGCTTTAATGGCTTACCCGATTCAGAATTCCAGCATGAGCAATTGCATTGTGCTTGACCCCTTTCTGGGAAGCGGCTCCACGCTGATTGCCTGCGAGCAGACGGGACGCATTTGCTATGGCATTGAACTGGATGAGAAATTTGCAGACGTCATCGTTAATCGTTTTGTTGAAGCCGTCGGGGATTCATCCGGCGTCTTTTTGCTGCGTGACGGGATTCGAATTCCCTACGATGAAGTCCGGAAAGCGGCGGCCGATACAAGTGAAGAGACAGAAATGTAAGGCATGGAGTGTTCCGTGCCTTTTGCTTTTGAAAGGGGCGGACAATCATGGCTGATGCAAGGCAGCTTACTTTTATCGATTTCTTTTCCGGCATCGGCGGTTTTCGCCGGGGCTTGGAACTGGCCGGCATGAAGTGTGTCGGATTTAGCGAAAACGACAAATTTGCGGTGCGGTCTTACCGCGCTATGTATAATACGGAAGGAGAATGGTATGGAGGTGACATCACGAAACTCCGAGCAGATGATATTCCTCAAGCAGATATATGGACTGCGGGAAGTCCTTGTCAAAACCTCTCTGTTGCAGGAGGAAGAAGCGGGCTTCACGGTGACCGAAGCGGACTGTTTTTTGACTTCGTTGACCTCCTCAAAAGCAAAGCGGAAGAAGATAAACCCGAATGGGTTATCCTCGAAAATGTTAAAGGCCTTTTATCTAGCAATGCCGGATGGGATTTCCTCGAATATCTCTGTGAGCTGGCCAAAGCTGGGTACGATGTCCAGTGGCAGATTTTCAATTCCAAAGATTACGGAGTCCCCCAAAACCGGGAGCGGGTGTATACTGTCGGACATCTTGGAAGCCGCGGTCGACGAGAAATACTACCTTTCGGACGAGAGAGCGGCAGCGGTCTTAGGCAAATTATCGGCGGGATGCAAGGCTACCGGGTGTATGACCCAGCTGGAATAAGCGTGGCTTTGGCCAGCCAGGCGGGCGGTGCCGGGGCAAAAACCGGCCTGTATTTTGTAAACCGGCCGACGATTGGCCGGTATAAAGCAAGCGATTGCTGCCAAACGCTGAAGGCGAGGGACTATAAAGCGCCGGTCATGGCTATTCAGAAGACCCATGGCGCTACCACCACCATCAAGCAGGAGGAAACCGGGAGCCTGCAAGCCGCGCGGCTTGATAAAATTCCCTGCGTGATGCCGGTTCTGACGCCGGACCGGAAAGAAAAAAGGCAGAACGGCAGGCGGCTTAAAGACCCGGATGAGCCGATGTTCACTCTCACGGGGCAGGACAGACACGGCGTAGCCGCCCTGGAACACGCCCGTTTTCGGATACGGCGGCTAACTCCCAAGGAGTGCTGGCGCTTGCAGGGGTTTTCCGATGAACTGTTTGAGAAAGCCAAGGCGGTAAACTCCGATTCGCAGCTTTACAAGCAGGCCGGCAATGCGGTCACTGTAAATGTGGCGTTTGAAGTTGCCTGCGCATTGCTAATTTCAACTTTGACGGAAGCTATGGAGGTGTGATTCTGTGGAACCGACCCGGAGAACTGATTTTGTCCTATTTATTCAAGATAAGTTCGAGGAAATTCAAAAGCTGTTTGCCAGAAAAAATGAAGGCTATGGCGCGAGCGGCGATCTTTTCTGGAATTTTCGCCAGACTGCCGAGCGGCTATACCCAGCAATGTATGCTCAGGACCCTTTCGCCGCCATGTTCCTGGTGGCCGAAACGCTAGTGGACAAGCACAACGTAGCGCTGGCCAAAGGCATTACGGTCAGCGAATGCGAAGAACGTCTGCTGGATCGGATTGTATATTCTCTGCTGCAGCTGAAAATGGTCTATGACCGCTCCGAGAGCCAGGAATCGTAAATGTGCGGGTATATTTGCCAAAAAGCTTGCTATTATCTGTGTTTAGAGTGATATATGGTGTAACGAAAAACACAGGAGGTGCTTAGCATGAAAGCGCATTTTGGCAGGAAAATACCCAACCTTGAAGCCCTAAAAGCCGCCACCCGGCAGGCCAAACAAGAAAAACATTCCGGTTCGGCCTACACGGTAGTCAGGGAGATTGAATTCAGCGACGAGGAATTCAAGAATTTTGCCGAGGACTTGCTGGAGGATCAGCCTTGGATCGGCGGAACAGACGGCGGGATGAACCAAGCCGGGGAAATCCGGTGCATTCGGGTGAGAAACGCCCAGACGGGCGAGCGGATTTTGGTGAACAGCGAAGGCTACGATTACCCAAGATACACAGCCATCGAGGAATAAAAAACAGAACCATTAGGAGCGGGCCGAAAGGCCTGTTTCTTTGTTGTTCCGATTTAGGAAAAAGCTGATTATATTTGCACATTCCGCTTGCTAATTCCTGTGTTTAGAGTGATATATAGACTACCAAAACACAGGGAGGGAAAACCATGAGAATTCAAAAAGGCGACCGGTTTAAAGCCACCTACTCAAAGCAAGGTTATGTAATTGTTGGAAAATGGGGCGGCAACCTGGTGCTTGCCCCGACTGCAAAGGACAATGACGAATGCCTGATCTACTCGGTTGGCGAAATTGAAGAATTGGTGAACACCTTAAAATGGATTCGGGAAGCGGGGTGTGAACAATGACTCGCAAAGAACTGGTGCAGGCGCTGGAAACAAAATGGGGAGTCAAAGCAAACTAT is a window of Selenomonadales bacterium 4137-cl DNA encoding:
- the dcm gene encoding DNA (cytosine-5-)-methyltransferase; translation: MADARQLTFIDFFSGIGGFRRGLELAGMKCVGFSENDKFAVRSYRAMYNTEGEWYGGDITKLRADDIPQADIWTAGSPCQNLSVAGGRSGLHGDRSGLFFDFVDLLKSKAEEDKPEWVILENVKGLLSSNAGWDFLEYLCELAKAGYDVQWQIFNSKDYGVPQNRERVYTVGHLGSRGRREILPFGRESGSGLRQIIGGMQGYRVYDPAGISVALASQAGGAGAKTGLYFVNRPTIGRYKASDCCQTLKARDYKAPVMAIQKTHGATTTIKQEETGSLQAARLDKIPCVMPVLTPDRKEKRQNGRRLKDPDEPMFTLTGQDRHGVAALEHARFRIRRLTPKECWRLQGFSDELFEKAKAVNSDSQLYKQAGNAVTVNVAFEVACALLISTLTEAMEV
- a CDS encoding site-specific DNA-methyltransferase — its product is MSEMKWQSLSVEVLRPAAYNPRKKLKAGDKEYEKIKNSILEFGYVEPIIVNYDMTVIGGHQRLTVLKDLGYAEVQCVVVEIKDENKVKALNIALNKITGAWNEQLLADLIVDLQTANFNTDFTGFEAPEIEQLFSKVHNKEIKEDDFDVDAALKKLTISQKGDIWLLGRHRLICGDAVLPETYTALMEGSKVNLVVTDPPYNVNVEETAGKIKNDNMPDADFYKFLFAAFVNMEQNMESDASIYVFHADTQGFNFRKAFADAGFYLSGCCIWKKNALVLGRSPYQWQHEPCLFGWKKGGRHQWYSDRKQTTVWEYDRPRSSKEHPTMKPVALMAYPIQNSSMSNCIVLDPFLGSGSTLIACEQTGRICYGIELDEKFADVIVNRFVEAVGDSSGVFLLRDGIRIPYDEVRKAAADTSEETEM